A DNA window from Altererythrobacter sp. B11 contains the following coding sequences:
- the kdpC gene encoding potassium-transporting ATPase subunit KdpC, translating into MMTYLIPSLRLWFATMLVCVALYTALIYGLAQGLAPWRANGSIIEVDGRAVGSELIAQDFTSPGYFWSRPSAADYNGMGAAGSNLSPTSEVLHARAAETVARYGATPANPIPADLVAASGGGLDPHISLAGALYQAERIAKARGLPVEQVRLLAREHAFAPGAALAPEPIVNVLQLNLALDRLSR; encoded by the coding sequence ATGATGACCTATCTTATCCCCTCGCTTCGCCTGTGGTTCGCCACCATGCTGGTGTGCGTCGCCCTCTACACGGCACTGATTTATGGCCTGGCGCAAGGCCTGGCCCCCTGGCGCGCCAATGGCTCGATCATCGAGGTCGATGGCCGCGCCGTGGGCAGCGAGTTGATCGCGCAGGATTTCACCTCGCCCGGCTACTTCTGGTCGCGCCCCTCCGCCGCCGATTACAACGGCATGGGCGCCGCCGGCAGCAACCTCTCCCCCACCAGCGAGGTGCTTCATGCCCGCGCGGCCGAGACGGTCGCCCGCTACGGCGCCACGCCCGCCAATCCCATCCCCGCCGATCTGGTGGCGGCATCGGGCGGAGGGCTCGATCCGCATATCTCGCTGGCGGGCGCGCTCTATCAAGCGGAGCGGATCGCCAAAGCGCGCGGCCTGCCGGTGGAGCAGGTCCGCCTGCTGGCGCGTGAGCACGCCTTCGCCCCCGGCGCCGCGCTAGCGCCGGAGCCGATCGTCAACGTGCTGCAGCTCAATCTGGCGCTCGATCGCCTGTCCCGGTAG
- the kdpA gene encoding potassium-transporting ATPase subunit KdpA produces MFAALLTITLILGSTALLSWPLGRYMAALFSGRFAAADRLFIRAAGSGREQDWKQYSLALLAFNTVMFVFVFALLALQHALPLNPDGQGPASLDLVFNTAASFTTNTNLQHYSGESTWSYLAQLGGLMWLQFVSAATGIAALAALARGIAGKAGMGNFFLDLLRAAIGVLLPLAIVLACFIALRGVPMTFDGAANVTTLEGAVQTIARGPAAAFVAIKQLGTNGGGFFGPNSTHPFENADFWVNCAQMIALILVPMACVWMFGRMIGRMRHAGVVFGVMAALLLLKLTAAIGFEAAPTQAFADLPVAHDVGNLEGKELRLGATTGPLWAVLTTSTSNGSVGAMHDSLNPLTGLVPMAGMWLNETFGGVGVGMINMLLYILVAVFIAGMMVGRTPEYLGHRVEGREMRLAVLALISHPVLILGGTALFAATAWGQETLNNVGAHGFSEILYEFSSAAANNGSGFEGLGDNTVPWNIATGLVMLVGRFLPIIIPLAIVGSLMAKRRSAESAGTLSVEGGTFGVMLLITVLIFGALTFFPAAALGPIAEHVTLMR; encoded by the coding sequence ATGTTCGCAGCACTTCTCACCATCACCCTGATCCTCGGCAGCACGGCGCTGCTCTCCTGGCCGCTCGGCCGCTACATGGCGGCGCTGTTTTCCGGCCGCTTCGCAGCCGCCGATCGCCTGTTCATCCGCGCCGCGGGCAGCGGCAGGGAGCAGGACTGGAAGCAGTATTCGCTGGCGCTGCTGGCGTTCAACACGGTGATGTTCGTGTTCGTCTTCGCGCTGCTCGCGCTGCAGCACGCGCTGCCGCTGAACCCTGACGGACAGGGGCCGGCCTCGCTCGATCTCGTGTTCAACACGGCGGCATCCTTCACCACCAACACCAATCTGCAGCACTATTCGGGCGAAAGCACCTGGAGCTATCTCGCCCAGCTCGGCGGGCTGATGTGGCTGCAATTCGTGTCCGCCGCCACCGGCATTGCCGCCTTGGCGGCGCTGGCGCGCGGCATCGCGGGCAAGGCCGGCATGGGCAATTTCTTCCTCGACCTGCTGCGCGCCGCCATCGGCGTGCTGCTCCCGCTCGCGATCGTGCTCGCCTGCTTCATCGCCCTGCGCGGCGTGCCGATGACCTTTGACGGCGCGGCGAATGTCACCACGCTGGAAGGCGCGGTGCAGACCATCGCGCGGGGCCCGGCGGCGGCCTTCGTGGCGATCAAGCAGCTGGGCACCAATGGCGGCGGCTTCTTCGGCCCCAATTCCACCCACCCGTTCGAGAACGCCGACTTCTGGGTCAATTGCGCGCAAATGATTGCGCTGATCCTGGTGCCGATGGCTTGCGTGTGGATGTTCGGGCGGATGATCGGGCGGATGCGGCATGCCGGCGTGGTGTTCGGCGTGATGGCCGCGCTGCTGCTGCTGAAGTTGACCGCGGCGATCGGTTTCGAAGCCGCGCCCACGCAGGCCTTCGCCGATCTTCCGGTGGCGCATGACGTGGGCAATCTGGAAGGCAAGGAACTGCGCCTCGGCGCCACCACCGGGCCGCTGTGGGCAGTGCTCACCACCTCCACCAGCAATGGCTCGGTGGGCGCGATGCATGACAGCCTCAACCCGCTCACCGGCCTCGTCCCCATGGCCGGCATGTGGCTCAACGAGACCTTCGGCGGCGTCGGCGTGGGGATGATCAACATGCTGCTCTACATCCTCGTGGCGGTGTTCATCGCCGGCATGATGGTGGGGCGGACGCCGGAATATCTCGGCCACCGGGTGGAGGGGCGGGAAATGCGCCTCGCCGTGCTGGCGCTCATCAGCCATCCGGTGCTGATCCTCGGCGGCACGGCGCTGTTCGCCGCCACCGCCTGGGGGCAGGAGACGCTGAACAATGTCGGCGCCCATGGCTTTTCGGAGATCCTCTACGAATTCAGCTCGGCCGCGGCCAACAACGGATCGGGCTTCGAAGGGCTGGGAGACAACACCGTGCCCTGGAACATCGCCACCGGGCTGGTGATGCTGGTCGGCCGTTTCCTGCCGATCATCATCCCGCTGGCCATCGTCGGATCGCTGATGGCCAAACGCCGCAGCGCCGAAAGCGCCGGCACGCTCAGCGTGGAAGGCGGCACCTTCGGGGTGATGCTGCTGATCACCGTGCTGATCTTCGGCGCGCTCACCTTCTTCCCCGCCGCCGCACTCGGCCCGATTGCCGAGCATGTGACGCTGATGCGCTGA
- the kdpB gene encoding potassium-transporting ATPase subunit KdpB → MAGATMFDRALLLPALRDAVIKLDPRRLIRNPVMFTTAAVAAVATVILLRNLLAGADDPLFQAQLAFWLWLTVLFGNFAEALAEGRGKAQARSLRATKDQLVARRIGRNGAAEEIPATQLRHGDVVLVSQGQQIPADGEVVAGVASVNEAAITGESAPVIREAGGDRSAVTAGTTVISDEIRVKVTAEPGSGFLDRMIALVEGASRQKTPNEIALTILLTGLTLIFLVAVGTLPAFAAYAGGAISVPVLIALFVALIPTTISGLLSAIGIAGMDRLIRFNVLAKSGRAVEAAGDIGTLLLDKTGTITIGDRQASEFVPLSGVLMADLVAAARLSSLSDPTPEGRSIVELAGAGEPVPGGAEVVPFSAQTRVSGIDLSGRIIRKGAVDAVLKLGAHPEPAVAELRKVTDRIAHAGGTPLAVVENDRLLGAIHLKDVVKAGIRERFVELRRMGIRTVMITGDNPLTAAAIAAEAGVDDFLAEATPEQKLDYIRKEQAEGKLVAMCGDGTNDAPALAQSDVGVAMNTGTQAAREACNMVDLDSDPTKLIEVVGIGKQLLMTRGALTTFSIANDVAKYFAILPAIFVMLYPALGVLNVMGLASPSSAILSAIIFNAVIIPLLVPLALRGVKYRPMPAASQLLRNLGIYGLGGVAAPFIGIKLIDIAVAGLGLA, encoded by the coding sequence ATGGCCGGCGCTACCATGTTCGATCGTGCGCTGCTGCTGCCCGCGCTGCGCGATGCGGTGATCAAGCTCGATCCGCGCCGGCTGATCCGCAATCCGGTGATGTTCACCACTGCCGCCGTTGCGGCCGTGGCAACGGTGATCCTGCTGCGCAACCTGCTGGCTGGGGCCGATGACCCGCTGTTCCAGGCTCAGCTTGCCTTCTGGCTATGGCTGACCGTGCTGTTCGGCAATTTTGCCGAGGCGCTGGCGGAAGGGCGCGGCAAGGCGCAGGCGCGCTCGCTGCGCGCCACGAAGGACCAGCTGGTGGCGCGGCGCATCGGCCGCAACGGCGCGGCAGAGGAAATTCCCGCCACCCAATTGCGCCACGGCGACGTGGTGCTGGTCAGCCAGGGCCAGCAGATCCCCGCCGATGGCGAGGTTGTCGCCGGCGTGGCCTCTGTGAACGAGGCGGCGATAACCGGGGAAAGCGCGCCGGTGATCCGCGAGGCGGGCGGCGATCGCTCGGCAGTCACCGCGGGGACGACGGTGATTTCCGACGAGATCCGCGTCAAGGTCACGGCCGAGCCCGGCAGCGGCTTCCTCGATCGCATGATCGCGCTGGTCGAGGGTGCCAGCCGGCAGAAGACGCCGAACGAGATCGCGCTCACCATCCTGCTCACGGGCCTGACACTGATCTTCCTGGTCGCGGTGGGCACTCTGCCTGCCTTTGCCGCCTATGCCGGCGGGGCGATTTCGGTGCCGGTGCTGATCGCGCTGTTCGTGGCGCTGATCCCCACCACCATTTCCGGCCTACTCTCCGCCATCGGCATCGCCGGGATGGACCGGCTGATCCGCTTCAACGTGCTCGCCAAGTCCGGCCGCGCGGTCGAGGCGGCCGGCGACATCGGCACGCTGCTGCTGGACAAGACCGGCACCATCACCATCGGCGACCGGCAGGCGAGCGAGTTCGTGCCCCTGTCCGGCGTGCTGATGGCCGATCTGGTGGCGGCGGCGCGCCTTTCCAGCCTGTCCGATCCGACGCCCGAGGGTCGTTCGATCGTCGAACTGGCCGGCGCGGGGGAGCCCGTGCCGGGAGGCGCCGAGGTCGTACCCTTCTCCGCCCAAACCAGGGTCAGCGGGATCGACCTTTCGGGGAGGATCATCCGCAAGGGTGCGGTCGATGCGGTGCTGAAGCTCGGCGCCCACCCCGAGCCCGCTGTTGCCGAACTGCGCAAGGTCACCGATCGCATTGCGCATGCCGGCGGCACCCCGCTGGCGGTGGTGGAGAACGACCGGCTGCTGGGGGCGATCCACCTCAAGGATGTGGTCAAGGCCGGCATTCGCGAACGCTTCGTGGAACTGCGGCGCATGGGCATCCGCACGGTGATGATCACGGGTGACAACCCGCTGACCGCCGCCGCCATCGCCGCCGAAGCGGGAGTGGACGATTTCCTGGCCGAGGCGACGCCGGAACAGAAGCTGGACTACATCCGCAAGGAACAGGCCGAGGGCAAGCTGGTGGCCATGTGCGGCGACGGCACCAACGATGCCCCCGCCCTCGCCCAGTCCGACGTGGGCGTGGCGATGAACACGGGCACCCAGGCCGCGCGCGAGGCCTGCAACATGGTCGATCTCGACAGCGATCCGACCAAGCTGATCGAGGTGGTGGGGATCGGCAAGCAATTGCTGATGACGCGCGGCGCGCTCACCACCTTTTCCATTGCCAATGACGTGGCGAAATATTTCGCCATCCTGCCGGCGATCTTCGTCATGCTCTATCCGGCGCTGGGGGTGCTCAATGTCATGGGCCTTGCCAGCCCGTCGAGCGCGATCCTCTCGGCCATCATCTTCAACGCCGTGATCATTCCCCTGCTGGTGCCGCTGGCGCTGCGGGGCGTGAAATACCGGCCGATGCCGGCGGCGTCGCAGCTGCTGCGCAACCTCGGCATCTATGGCCTGGGCGGCGTGGCGGCCCCCTTCATCGGCATCAAGCTCATCGACATCGCCGTGGCCGGCCTCGGCCTCGCGTAA